From the genome of Acidimicrobiia bacterium:
AGGCTGAGGCTGTGCAAGATCCTGTACGGTACCGGGGATGCAGTCGATGTCGTGTGCGGGGCGTCCAACTTCGATGTTGGGGACTACGTAGCTTTTGCCCCTCCCGGCTCCGAGATAGCCAGGGGTGTTCGAGTCGAGGCAAGGACGGTACGAGGCATCCAGTCTTACGGGATGATTTGCTCGGAAAGCGAGCTCGGAGTCGGGAGCGACTCGGAAGGAATATTGGTCATTGCTGACAGGTCTTCAGGACCGGACCTTGGGCTAGAGGTGGGAACTCCGCTAGAGGAAGTCTTGGGGCTTGGTGACAGCGTAATAGAGGTCGACATCACTCCGAATCGCCCGGACGCCATGTCGGTGCTGGGGCTCGCCCGCGAGCTGAGTGCCTCCTCTGGCATGGAGTTCGTTTTGCCCGACATCAAGCTCAACGAAAGTGATCGCCCAGCTCGAGACAAGGTCTCTGTGGTAATCGAGGAGGAGTCCCGATGCCCTCGCTACATCGCCCGATACATCTTTGATGTTCGGGTTGGTCCATCACCTCTGTGGATGGCTCTTAGGCTGCGGGAAGCAGGTGCTAGGCCGATTAACAACGTCGTCGACGTCACTAACTTTGTCTTGTTCGAGGTCGGCCATCCCCTCCACGCGTTTGACTACTCCACAGTATCTCAAGGGCGCATCGTGGTCAGGCTTGCCAGAGCAGGCGAGCGGATAGCAACTCTTGACGGCGACGAACACTCTTTAGACTCGGACGATCTCGTGATTGCTGATAGTGAGCGGCCGTTGGCGATCGCCGGCGTAGTAGGCGGGGAGGGAAGCGGGATCTCGGCTTCGACTACGGAAGTCTTGCTGGAGTCTGCGTACTTTGAGCCTGCTGGCATTCTTCGAACCGCGAAGCGCCATGGGATCAGGACCGAGTCGAGCGCAAGATTCGAGAGAGGCTGCGATCCCGAGGGCGCCGAGTGGGCTTCTAAGAGAGCGGCATGTTTGATTCAGCAAGTCTGCGAAGCAACGGTGGCTAGGGGCGCCGTGGATGTATATCCTCGTCCGATAAATCCAGCACGTGTGCAACTACGAGCGCAGAAAACAAACCGGTTACTCGGAACAGAGATCCCAATCGAGCGTCAGGCGGAACTTTTGTCTTCCATAGGCTTACGCATAATCGGGCGTTCCGAGACTGCCCTCGATGTCGAGGTTCCCACGTTCAGAAGGGATATTTTTCGAGAAGTCGATCTTATTGAGGAAGTTGGACGACTGTATGGATACGACAACGTAAAAAAGACACTTCCCGCTTCCGGAGCAAGGATAGGAAGGCTCGATCGGACTCAGCGCATAAGGCGCCGAATCTCACAGCTAGTGATCGGATGCGGTTTTACGGCGGTCAAAAACTTCTCGATGCTTTCTTTGGATAAGCTTCCGGTCGCGATGCGCTCGGCTACGACGAGTCTGGCAAATCCACTTCGAGTCGAGGAGAGCACTCTAAGACCGACATTGATTCCTGGGCTCATGGAGTCAGCAGCACGGAACCTCGCACGCCGCCGCCAAGACCTACGTCTTTTCGAAATTGGTACGGTCTTTGGTCCACCTGACGACGACGGCCTCCCGTCGGAACACCTCTCCTTGGGGGGAATCGTCGTGCTGCCCGATACCCGCCTCACCGGCGCTAGAAACGGTATTACCGATACGGTAGAGGCCCCTGAGTTTTTTGGTGCAAAGGCAGTACTTGATGCGGTGTTCGAGGCGGGGCGAGTAGACGGTGTGGAGTTCGTTCCCGATACCTTAGATGGTTTTCATCCAGGGCGCTGCGCGGGCGTCCTCACCGATGGGGAGCGTATAGGTTTTGTGGCCGAAGTACTCCCGGAGTTTGCAACGGCATATCGGATAGAGGCTTCGACTGCGGTCTTCGAGGTCGATCTGGATAGGATCTGTGATCTTTTCTCGGAGACCGTTCCCTACAAGCAGTTTTCTCGTTTCCCTCCTGTCTACTTCGATCTCGCTTTTGTAGTCGCAAACGACACTCCGGCAGCTGTCGTTGCGGAAGCTGTAATCGAGGGCGGGGGGCAGCTTGTAGAGCGTGCTGAAATACTCGATTTGTACCGTAGTCCGAAGCTTGGAGAAGGTAAAAAAAGCGTCACGGTTACGGTTACCCTCTCGGCTCTGGATCGAACACTAACCGACGAAGAAGCGGGCGAAGTAAGAGAAGCGATCATACAGCACGTAGGCGAGCGACTTGGTGCTGAGCTTAGGAGCTCCTAATTTCCATCTCCTTCGTTCCTTAGGCGGAAGCGCCATTTTTGGAATGGTCTTTAAAGCACTAGCGGGTCTTTGAAATTTGGCCGTCTCGTATGTTTGCACGCAGTAACGTATAGTGTATAATCTATATGCGCTATACGTAAGTACTGCGAGCCCGATTGGATCGCTTGCATCGCTTACATCCAGTCGGGGCGCTTAGATCTAGATCGAAAAAAGGCAGGAAAGCAAAGGTGGCTTATAAGGCGGGTATCGCAGGAGTATCGGGATACGCGGGGGGCGAAATTTTGAGGCTGTTAGCTTGCCACCCGTATCTAGAAATTGCATGGGTTGGGGGTGAGGCCTCGACTGGAACCACCTTGGCAGAACTTCATCCTTGGTTGCATGAAAGTCTTGATGATCGAGGGCTTCCTAGGATGAAAGTCCAGGGAGTGAGCGAATCCTTGGACTTGTCCGGCCTTGACCTGCTCTTTACTTGCCTCCCTGCGGGAGAGTCGTCCCGGTACTTGGCCAAATTGGGTGCGAAAACACCCGATCGAATAGTCGATGTGGGTCCGGACTTCAGGCTGCCCGAGGAAACACACCTTGTGTGGTATGGCTTTTCGCGTCCCGAAGAAGCAGGTACTGGCGAGTGGGTTTACGGATTTACGGAGGCTTACCGCTCTGTAATTTCGGCTGCAAAGCGAGTTGCTAATCCGGGGTGCTATGCGTACGCCGCGCTGCTGGCTTTGTATCCCTTGGCAAAAGAAAAAGTCATTAGGGGAGAGATCTTCATTGATGGGAAATCTGGGTTATCTGGGGCAGGACGAGGAGCCGAAAAACGACTATTGCTTTCGGAGGCAACGGAAAACACGGTCGCCTACGCGGTGGAAGGTCACAGGCACCAGCCCGAGATCGAGATGGTTTTGGAGGATTTGTGTGGCGCGACGATGGTGGTATTCGTCCCACACTTGGTCCCGATGGCACGAGGACTGATGGTGACAGCGTACGTTCCGCTTTCTCCCGATATTGGAGCCGAGACGGTATCAGCGATTTACTCGGAAATCTACGCCGGTGAGCCATTTGTAGCTATGACTTCAGCTCCTCCCAACACCAAGGCAGTGCGGGGATCAAACATGGCTGCAATTCACGTTGCAGTGCGGCAGAGGGGAAATGAAGGTTTCAAGGTTGCGGTAGCAACGGTGGCCATCGACAACTTGGGCAAGGGTGCAGCCGGATCGGCAATTCACAACGCCAACGTCATGCTCGGACTCGATGAAACAGCAGGCCTTTCTTCTTGGGGCTTGTGGCCGTAAAAGGTCAGTGCGGAGGTGAGGTGAGGCTGAGGAGTGAGCGTGGTTCCTGAGGAAGTCTTCGAATTGGGATTCGAACTGGAATCTTTTGGAGGGAGGCTCCTAGACGGGGGGACTATCACTTCTGTTACAGGAATAGAAGCAGGAGTCGGAGCGGCGGGAATGCGTCGTAGTAAAGCGCCCGATGTGGCGCTTATTGCAGTAGAAGGTACGGGGAAAAGAGCTTGTGGAACAGGTGTCTTCACCGCGAACAAAGCAAAAGCAGCTCCTGTGTTGGTGTCTATGGGGGTGGTCGAGAGTGGGTCTTCAATTGAAGGGATTGTTGCTAACGCAGGGTGTGCCAACGCTTTGACGGGGGAAAAAGGTCTCGAGGATGCCAAGGCAATGCAGCGAGCTGCAGCCCACGTCATTGGTGCCAATGAAGACTGCGTTCTTGTTGCTTCTACGGGAATAATCGGGACTTTCCTCCCTATAGAAGCTGTGACTTCGGCGATAAATGCGATTGCTATGTCTTCATCTGAAGACGCCGGGCACCAGGCTGCCCGAGCAATCATGACGACCGATAGATTTCCAAAGGAATGCGCAGTCGGGGTGGAGTCAATAGACGGCACCGTGACTGTCGGGGCGATCGCAAAAGGCGCTGCCATGCTCGAGCCCGCAATGGCTACCATGCTGGCCTTTGTTGCTACCGACGCTTTTGTCGATCCCAACACGCTTCGACGTCTTTTGAGAAACTCGGTTTCGAAGACCTTCAACAAGATGAGCGTTGATGCCTGCATGTCCACGAACGACTGCGTTCTTGCGGTGGCTACCGGAGAAGGTCCTAGTGTCAAATTCGGCGATGCTGTGACATCTGCCGTTGGGAATGTCTTACAGAAGGGTCTTGACTTTGTGTGCGCCTATCTCGCGCTCGAAATGGCTCGGGACGGAGAGGGTTCCAACAGACTAGCAGTGCTGCGGATAAGAGGTGCTGCATCTCAAAGCGACGCCGAGCGAGTGGCGCGTGCGATCGCCTCTTCGACTCTGGTGCGTTGTTCGTTGTATGGAGGAGATCCTTACTGGGGCAGGATCGTTGCTGAGGCCGGAAGCGTCGCTCGGTATTTCGATTCTCGGGCTGTCTCGGTTTGGTACGGCCCCTTCGAGGTGTGTCGGAATGGCGTGGCCACTTCGGAATGGCATTCGAACGATCTCTCTTCTTACATGTCCTCTTCGGAAGTGGAAATCGTTTGCGACTTGGGCATGGGACCTTTTGGAACCGTAAGAGTTATTGCCGCCCTGGGTCCAGGCTACGTTGAAGAAAACATGGCTACTTCTTGAGCAATGAATCCAGGGAGAGATGTCGCATCCACCCAGTACAAGGCCTCGGTGCTCATCGAGGCCCTCGCATATATCAAGGCTTATTCGAACAAGACAGTCGTGATCAAGTTGGGCGGAGCGGCGATGACGACGCCGAGTCTAGCGGAGGCATTCGCTGAGGACATGGCGCTCATGCGTCTGGTCGGTATTCGTCCCGTGGTAGTACATGGAGGCGGCCGCCAGATCTCGGAAATGATGACCAAGCTAGGGATGCAGCCCCGTTTTGTCGGAGGATTGCGGGTCAGCGACGAACAGACGGTAGAGGTGGCCCGAATGGTTCTACTCGGCCACATAAACAGGCGCATCGTCGGACTTATCAATCGCCACGGCGACTTGGCAATGGGCCTTTCGGGAGAAGATGGAAACCTGTTTGTCACTCGTAGACGACTCGGTCCGGGTGGCGAGGATTTAGGGTTGGTGGGAGAGGTCGAAGAAGTACGCCCCGGTGTCGTCTTGAAACTTTTAGACGATGGCCTCATCCCTGTGATCGCTCCGTTGGGAGTCTCGCCTGATGGAGAGGTCCACAACATCAACGCCGATACGGCTGCTGGAGCCATCGCCATTGCTCTGGGCGCGGAAAAGCTGGTCTATCTAACCGATGTCCGCGGATTGTACGAAGATTTAGGGGACGAAGAATCTTTGCTTTCTGAGGTCAGCTTGGAAGAGCTCGAAAGAATGCTGCAAAAGGGAAAGCTTTCCGAGGGGATGCTTCCCAAGATTTCGTCGTGCTTGACGGCACTAAAGGGTGGGGTGCCTCGGGCTCACATCCTAGATGGCAGGGTAGAGCACGCTGTCCTGCTGGAGGTCTTCACACCGGAGGGAATCGGGACAATGGCCCGTGCTCCGGGATCTCCGACCGAGAAGGAATTTCGATCCCGTGGAAGATTATAGTTCCGGGCTTTCTAAAGCTATAGGCGAGCCAGCAGCTTCAGGGGCTCGCGCGATGGATGTTGCCGAAGCCGCAGCGATCGAGGGTCGCTGCATCATGCCTACTTATTCACGCTTCCCCGTGGTTTTTGTCCGAGGGACGGGATGCAGACTGATCGATTCGGAGGAGCGATCCTACCTTGATTTCGTAGCAGGAATTGCGACAACTAGCCTAGGGCATGCTCATCCGGAGCTTGCAGAGGCGGTCGCTGAGCAAGCTGCTCTGCTGGTTCACACTTCTAACCTTTATTACACGGTTCCCCAACTTCGTCTCGCCGAAGAACTGAGGCGTCTAAACGGGTGGGGAAGGGTGTTCTATGCATCATCGGGAGCAGAAGCGATCGAGTGCGCTATCAAGCTCGTCCGAAAGTACTGGCATTTGCGCGATCCAGCGCGTCGAAAAATTGTTGCTTTCGAAAACTCTTTTCATGGGCGGACGATGGGAGCTTTGTCCATAACGGGCCAGCCCTCCAAGAGGATCCCCTTTGAGCCTTTGGTGGGATCGATTGAGTACGTAGATCCGCGCTCGCCCGAGCACATTTGCGAGGTGATTAAAGATGCGGGCGCTCTTTTTCTAGAGGTAATACAGGGAGAAGGCGGGATTCACCCACTCGGCGTCGACGCGGTTAGAGCGATAAACGAGGCGAGGGAAGTTTCAGGCGCATTGGTGGTTGTCGACGAGGTTCAGACAGGACTTTGCCGGACAGGGAAGTGGTTGGCTTTTCATCACGAGAGGTGGCAAGTGCTTAGACCTGATATCTTCACGCTCGGCAAGGCGCTCGGCAATGGCTTTCCCATCTCCGCATGTGTGGCCCGTGAAGAGGTCGCGTCGGCCTTCGCTCCTGGTGAGCACGGCACGACGCTGGGCGGCGGTCCCGTAGTCTCGGCAGTAGCGTGCAAGGTACTCGAGATCATGCGGCGTTTGTCTCTCGATGATCGGGCGGCGCGATATGGAAAACTTCTCGCGGCTGCAGTAGCGTCGCTGCCGGGTATACGAGAAGTGAGGGGAGAAGGTCTTCTGCTAGGGGCGGACACAGAGGTGCCCGCAAAGTCCGTCGCTGAGGCAGCTTTGCAACGGGGCCTGTTGATCAACGCTGTGGGCGAGTACACCATCAGGCTCTGTCCACCGCTAGTAATCACAGAGGATGATATCGAGGAGGGAGTCGAGAAACTAAAAGATGCCCTCGAGACATCGCTTCAGCCTTGTGACCGGAAGAAACTGTTGTGATATCTCCTATTCCCTCCCTAAGAGGCCGAGACATTCTTGATGTAGACGACCTTGGGCGAGAAGAGCTATTAGCCGTGGTCGACTTGGCACTCCAAGCAAAGTCCGATCCTTCTCGTCTGCAGGGAGGGCTTGAGGGACGATGTATTGCGCTGCTATTCGAGAAGCCTTCCACGCGCACTCGGGTCAGCTTGCAAGCGGGAATTTTCAAATTGGGAGGATCCTCTATCCCTCTCTCCTCTGGAGAGCTTCAGTTGTCCAGAGGGGAAACGCTACAAGACACAGGACGTGTTCTCGACCGCTATGTAGATGCTCTCGCTGCCCGTGTGTTTGCTCACCGTACTTTGGTAAGCCTAGCTTCTTCCATGGTAGCGCCGGTGCTTAACGCTCTTTCTGATGTCGCACACCCTATGCAGGCTTTTGCGGATCTAATGACTCTCAAAGAGGTGGGGGCCAGCTCTGTGGCGTATGTGGGCGACGCCAACAACGTGGCGAGGTCGCTAATGCTGGCTTCGTGTATGGCAGGTTTGGACTCGAGGATTGCCACGCCGCCGGAGCGTTCGCTCGACCCATCTTATGCTCATCGCTGCAGGGAATTAGCCGAATCTTTCGGGGGAAGGTTTTTGATCACACACGATCCGATGCAGGCTGTACGAGGCGCCGAAGCTGTCTATACCGACGTGTGGGTTTCTATGGGCGAGGAAGATGAAGAGCGCTCTCTGGTGGAGATGTTGCGCCCGTACGCTCTAACCAAAGAGCTGCTTTCGCACGCAGCTGATGGAGCGGTAGTAATGCACTGTTTGCCTATGCACAGGGGCGAGGAGATAGCGGCCGAAGTTGCAGACTCGGACCGATCGATAGTTTTCGAACAAGCGGAAAACAGGATGCACGCTCAGAACGCTCTGTTGTGTGCCGTCTTGGGAGAGTGATCGTTAATGCCCAAGAAAAAAAAGACCTCGCGATCTATCACAAGGACGGCCGGACCGCGTTCAAGTCGGAAAGAGCTTCGCCACAAACTGATTGAGGGGTTGCTCTCGGAAGGAGGAGCCAAGACACAGGCAGAACTAGTGGCAGCTTTGGCCAAACGTGGGATGGCAGTGACTCAGGCGACGGTCAGCCGCGATCTGAGGGAGATCGGAGCTCGCAAGGTCAGAAATTCCTCCGGAGAAGGGGCATACGTGCTTGGTCCTGAGGAAGTACGCGACTCTTACTTGCAGCCAGGACGGGATGCACTCATGCGCAAGGCCTTGGCTGGCTCGGTCTCCGCTGTAGTTGCATCCGGTGACATAGTCTTGCTCAAGACACTGCCGGGCCACGCTCCTTATGTTGCATCGCTCGTGGACGGTGCATTTATCAGTCGGGTGCTGGGCACTGTCGCAGGAGACGACACGATCATTGTGGTGTGCGAAGAGGGTTTTGGCAGTTTGGTAAAAGAAGTCCTCGCCGATCTGACCGGCGCTCATGGGAGGTGATAAGACGTGGCTGAAACAGTAGTTTTGGCCTTTTCGGGTGGGCTAGACACTTCGGTCATAGCGCACCGCCTAGCGTACGAGCAAGGCTACGATGTAATCGCCGTTCTGGCCGATGTTGGACAGAAAGAGGACTTGACGCAAGCGGCGAAAAGGGCTGAGGCGGCCTCGGTACACGAGTTGGTGGTCTCCAATCTCCAGGAGGAATTTGCCGAGGATTATCTGGTTCCCGCAGTAGCTGCCAATGCCCTATATGAAAGTCGATATCCCCTGATTTCTTCTTTGTCTCGCCCGTGCATAGCATCCGAGCTCGTTAGAGTTGCCCGTTCTTATGGGGCGACAAAGATTGCCCACGGTTGTACCGGTAAAGGAAACGACCAGCTCCGTTTCGAGGTGTCTATTTCCGCTCTGTACCCCTCCTGCGAGATTTTGGCGCCTGCCCGCGACTTCCCGGTGAGTCGCGAGCAGGCAGTGGCGTACGCTCAAAAACATGGAATCCCGGTGACTGCCACCAAGGAGTCCCCATACTCGGTAGACGAGAACCTGTGGGGCAGGACGGTAGAGTGCGGTCCTTTGGAAGATCCATGGGCTGCGCCCCCAGAGGACGCCTTCTCTATTACAGCGGACCCTGAACATGTTGTGCTAGCTCCTTGTGATGTAGTCGTCGGCTTCGAAGAAGGGCGACCGGTGGCTATCGATGGAAAAAAACGCTCCCTGGTAGAGCTGATAGAGCTCATCGGTGATGTAGGCGGAAGGTACGGTTTTGGGCGGGTAGACATGATCGAGAACAGACGCGTCGGGATAAAGAGCAGGGAGGTTTACGAAGCGCCTGCCGCACTTGCTCTAATCGAGGCTCATCGCGACCTGGAGTCGCTCACACTCGAGAGAGATCTCGCCCACGAAAAAGCCCTTCTAGAGCCAGTGTGGAGCCAGCTCGTCTACGATGGGATGTGGCACTCTCCGCTCCGTCAGTCTCTGCAAGCCTTCTTCAACGAGACACAGAAACGGGTCGAGGGGGAGGTGCGTCTGCGATACAGTGCCGGAAGGTGTCAACCTACAGGTAGAAGATCGCGGTTCGCCTTGTACATAGAGGACCTTGCGACTTACGACGAAAGAGATCGCTTTGACCACGCCGATGCGGCTGGCTACGTGCGAGTTTTCTCGCTTCCAGTGAGGACGTGGGCGGAGAGGTCCATTGTCGATGAGTGAGGTCCCCGAAGCAGAAACAGCGCGTTGGATGGTCTGGGGCGAGCGATTCAGTCTTCCACCAGATCGGACACTCCTCGAGTACTCCTCGTCCATCGCCACGGACAAAAGGCTTTGGAAGTACGACATCGAGTGCTCTAGAGCTCATATTCAAGCTCAGGTGGCCTCCGGAGTACTCTCCGCTAACGACGCCGAAAGACTGAAAAATGGGCTTTCTGCTGTGGAGGCAGAGCTTGCCACGGGCCGATTTCGACTTTCCGAGTCTGACGAAGATATACACGTCGCTATTGAGCGAAGGCTGGGCGAGCTTACGGGGGAGGTGGCAGGGCGTCTTCATGCGGGGCGAAGCCGCAACGATCAAGTAGTGACTGATTTCAGGCTATGGGTCAAGGACGCGTGTAAGGAAGCTGCCTTCGCCATTGTCGAACTAGCGAGAGCTCTTGAGAGCAAAGCAGTTACGGCCGGAGATGCTCTAGTCTGCGAGTACACCCACCTTCAAAGGGCGCAGCCGATACCGCTCGCCCACCATCTTTTAGCTCATGTCTGGCCGCTACTGCGTGACTGCGAGCGCCTCAGGGCAGCTTTCCGAAGCGCGGACACTAGCCCGCTCGGAGCTGCAGCGGGAGCAGGAAGCTCACTGATATCAGATACATCTGTGGCAGCCAGAGAGTTGGGTTTTGGATCCGTTTTTGAAAATAGCGTAGATGCCGTCTCCGACAGAGATTTTGCTGCGGACTTCTTGTACGCGTTGGCCATAGCGCACGTGCATATGAGTCGCCTCGCCGAGGAGCTGGTCATATGGTCATCAGAGGAATTTGGCTTTGTCGAGTTATCAGATTCCTGGGCGACCGGATCGTCTATCATGCCGCAGAAGAAGAACCCCGATGTGGCTGAGCTTGCTAGGGGCCGCACGTCTGCATCGATTGCTTGTCTGTTGCAACTTCTGGTCGTAACAAAAGGGCTCCCTCTTGCCTACAACCGGGATCTCCAAGAAGACAAGGAAGCGGCTTTCAAGTCCTTCGACACAGTGGTTGGAACAGCGAAGGCTCTAGCAGGAGCCGTTTCTAGTGCTCGCTTTGACACAGACCGAATGAGAGATAGCGTAGAGGGTTCGTTTGCTCTGGCTACAGAAATCGTGGAAGAGCTGGTACGTAGAGGGGTTCCTTTCAGAGAGGCGCATCGCCAGATCGCGCGACTCGTACGGCATCTCGTCTCCGAAAGGCGCCGACTGAGCGAAGTTGGCCCCAATGACTTGGAGGTTGCTGGCGTTAGCGTATTGTCGGCGCAAGAGGTGGCTTCACTTCGCCCAGCCGAGGCTGTCTCCAAACGACGGGGAAAAGGAATGGCAGGTTTCGAGCCTCTTAAAGTGCAGTTTGAAGAAGCGGAAAAGCGCCTAGCGGAAATCGAGAAATGGGCCGAGAAGCGAAGAGGCTGAGCGCGATAAAAAGGACCACCAGCCAGAGACGGGCATTTTACAAGAGCCGCCTCCCGAGGTCGTTTTACGCCCGTGGGCACACCTCAGTAGCAATCGATCTTTTGGGAAAGATTTTATGGTGTGACTCCGCTGATGGGTTCGTTGCTGTGAGAATCGTGGAAACCGAGGCGTATGGTGGCGCTGACGATCCGGGCTCGCATGGATTCAAAGGCATGACCCCTCGGAACGGAACAATGTTTGGACCGCCCGGACACGCCTATGTCTACTTCACCTACGGCATGCACTTCTGCTTGAATGTGGTCACCGGGAGAGAAGGCGAGTGCTCGGCCGTACTTCTGCGGGCTGCAGAGCCACTCGAAGGTATCGACATAATTATGAGACGCCGACGGACGGACGACTTCTTCAACCTTGCCTCTGGTCCGGGAAAGCTCGCCCAGGCCCTGGGCATCGACAGAACGTCAGACGGAGCGGACTTGTGTAGCTCGACTCTTGGGATCTCCGACGATGGTTTTACCCCAGAAGCAATCTATCGATCCTATAGGGTCGGGCTTCGGCGGGACGGCGGGCACCAATGGCGGTACTGCATTGACAAAAACCGATTTGTCTCTAGGCCATGGCCATGGCAGCAGACGCAACAGAGCAGGGTCGACTGCAGCAGAGCCCAATAATCCAATCTAGCACCGCTCTTTAGGCTCTCAAGGCTTTAGGCATCTTGGGTTCGGATAGCAACTATCCCCGAGGGGCTGAAGATGGAAGCGGATTTACCCAGTACTCGATAGTCGTACTAGGAGCTGCCTTGGTGTCCGGAGGAGGCTGTTGCTTCCAGACTCGGCCGGCGAAGCGGGCGGCTGCATCCGGGTCGGGATCAGACTCGACGTGGCTTTTTCCTTTGAAGCCAGCGAGCGAGATAGCGTCCCGCGCATCTTGTTCGACGAGCCCGAGCAAATTAGGTACAAGAAGAGGTTTTCCTTCTTGGGTCGAGATCCACAGTTTGACGGTGCCACCTACAGGTACACGCGCCCCAGGCTCCGGATCATGTCGAATCACGCGATCGGGAGGAAACTCGTCGCTATACTCGTATATTTTTTGGACCTTGTAGCCCAGACCCATCAGGTACGCCTCTGCGTC
Proteins encoded in this window:
- a CDS encoding N-acetyl-gamma-glutamyl-phosphate reductase: MRARLDRLHRLHPVGALRSRSKKGRKAKVAYKAGIAGVSGYAGGEILRLLACHPYLEIAWVGGEASTGTTLAELHPWLHESLDDRGLPRMKVQGVSESLDLSGLDLLFTCLPAGESSRYLAKLGAKTPDRIVDVGPDFRLPEETHLVWYGFSRPEEAGTGEWVYGFTEAYRSVISAAKRVANPGCYAYAALLALYPLAKEKVIRGEIFIDGKSGLSGAGRGAEKRLLLSEATENTVAYAVEGHRHQPEIEMVLEDLCGATMVVFVPHLVPMARGLMVTAYVPLSPDIGAETVSAIYSEIYAGEPFVAMTSAPPNTKAVRGSNMAAIHVAVRQRGNEGFKVAVATVAIDNLGKGAAGSAIHNANVMLGLDETAGLSSWGLWP
- the argF gene encoding ornithine carbamoyltransferase — encoded protein: MISPIPSLRGRDILDVDDLGREELLAVVDLALQAKSDPSRLQGGLEGRCIALLFEKPSTRTRVSLQAGIFKLGGSSIPLSSGELQLSRGETLQDTGRVLDRYVDALAARVFAHRTLVSLASSMVAPVLNALSDVAHPMQAFADLMTLKEVGASSVAYVGDANNVARSLMLASCMAGLDSRIATPPERSLDPSYAHRCRELAESFGGRFLITHDPMQAVRGAEAVYTDVWVSMGEEDEERSLVEMLRPYALTKELLSHAADGAVVMHCLPMHRGEEIAAEVADSDRSIVFEQAENRMHAQNALLCAVLGE
- a CDS encoding argininosuccinate synthase translates to MAETVVLAFSGGLDTSVIAHRLAYEQGYDVIAVLADVGQKEDLTQAAKRAEAASVHELVVSNLQEEFAEDYLVPAVAANALYESRYPLISSLSRPCIASELVRVARSYGATKIAHGCTGKGNDQLRFEVSISALYPSCEILAPARDFPVSREQAVAYAQKHGIPVTATKESPYSVDENLWGRTVECGPLEDPWAAPPEDAFSITADPEHVVLAPCDVVVGFEEGRPVAIDGKKRSLVELIELIGDVGGRYGFGRVDMIENRRVGIKSREVYEAPAALALIEAHRDLESLTLERDLAHEKALLEPVWSQLVYDGMWHSPLRQSLQAFFNETQKRVEGEVRLRYSAGRCQPTGRRSRFALYIEDLATYDERDRFDHADAAGYVRVFSLPVRTWAERSIVDE
- a CDS encoding ornithine acetyltransferase; translated protein: MSVVPEEVFELGFELESFGGRLLDGGTITSVTGIEAGVGAAGMRRSKAPDVALIAVEGTGKRACGTGVFTANKAKAAPVLVSMGVVESGSSIEGIVANAGCANALTGEKGLEDAKAMQRAAAHVIGANEDCVLVASTGIIGTFLPIEAVTSAINAIAMSSSEDAGHQAARAIMTTDRFPKECAVGVESIDGTVTVGAIAKGAAMLEPAMATMLAFVATDAFVDPNTLRRLLRNSVSKTFNKMSVDACMSTNDCVLAVATGEGPSVKFGDAVTSAVGNVLQKGLDFVCAYLALEMARDGEGSNRLAVLRIRGAASQSDAERVARAIASSTLVRCSLYGGDPYWGRIVAEAGSVARYFDSRAVSVWYGPFEVCRNGVATSEWHSNDLSSYMSSSEVEIVCDLGMGPFGTVRVIAALGPGYVEENMATS
- a CDS encoding phenylalanine--tRNA ligase subunit beta gives rise to the protein MGGWSVRLPLRWLRDYLPIDESPSEIASRLDSAGFEVESVSTFGEGCRGLVVARVEGWEPHPNADRLRLCKILYGTGDAVDVVCGASNFDVGDYVAFAPPGSEIARGVRVEARTVRGIQSYGMICSESELGVGSDSEGILVIADRSSGPDLGLEVGTPLEEVLGLGDSVIEVDITPNRPDAMSVLGLARELSASSGMEFVLPDIKLNESDRPARDKVSVVIEEESRCPRYIARYIFDVRVGPSPLWMALRLREAGARPINNVVDVTNFVLFEVGHPLHAFDYSTVSQGRIVVRLARAGERIATLDGDEHSLDSDDLVIADSERPLAIAGVVGGEGSGISASTTEVLLESAYFEPAGILRTAKRHGIRTESSARFERGCDPEGAEWASKRAACLIQQVCEATVARGAVDVYPRPINPARVQLRAQKTNRLLGTEIPIERQAELLSSIGLRIIGRSETALDVEVPTFRRDIFREVDLIEEVGRLYGYDNVKKTLPASGARIGRLDRTQRIRRRISQLVIGCGFTAVKNFSMLSLDKLPVAMRSATTSLANPLRVEESTLRPTLIPGLMESAARNLARRRQDLRLFEIGTVFGPPDDDGLPSEHLSLGGIVVLPDTRLTGARNGITDTVEAPEFFGAKAVLDAVFEAGRVDGVEFVPDTLDGFHPGRCAGVLTDGERIGFVAEVLPEFATAYRIEASTAVFEVDLDRICDLFSETVPYKQFSRFPPVYFDLAFVVANDTPAAVVAEAVIEGGGQLVERAEILDLYRSPKLGEGKKSVTVTVTLSALDRTLTDEEAGEVREAIIQHVGERLGAELRSS
- a CDS encoding arginine repressor, which gives rise to MPKKKKTSRSITRTAGPRSSRKELRHKLIEGLLSEGGAKTQAELVAALAKRGMAVTQATVSRDLREIGARKVRNSSGEGAYVLGPEEVRDSYLQPGRDALMRKALAGSVSAVVASGDIVLLKTLPGHAPYVASLVDGAFISRVLGTVAGDDTIIVVCEEGFGSLVKEVLADLTGAHGR
- a CDS encoding aspartate aminotransferase family protein; translated protein: MEDYSSGLSKAIGEPAASGARAMDVAEAAAIEGRCIMPTYSRFPVVFVRGTGCRLIDSEERSYLDFVAGIATTSLGHAHPELAEAVAEQAALLVHTSNLYYTVPQLRLAEELRRLNGWGRVFYASSGAEAIECAIKLVRKYWHLRDPARRKIVAFENSFHGRTMGALSITGQPSKRIPFEPLVGSIEYVDPRSPEHICEVIKDAGALFLEVIQGEGGIHPLGVDAVRAINEAREVSGALVVVDEVQTGLCRTGKWLAFHHERWQVLRPDIFTLGKALGNGFPISACVAREEVASAFAPGEHGTTLGGGPVVSAVACKVLEIMRRLSLDDRAARYGKLLAAAVASLPGIREVRGEGLLLGADTEVPAKSVAEAALQRGLLINAVGEYTIRLCPPLVITEDDIEEGVEKLKDALETSLQPCDRKKLL
- the argB gene encoding acetylglutamate kinase; this encodes MNPGRDVASTQYKASVLIEALAYIKAYSNKTVVIKLGGAAMTTPSLAEAFAEDMALMRLVGIRPVVVHGGGRQISEMMTKLGMQPRFVGGLRVSDEQTVEVARMVLLGHINRRIVGLINRHGDLAMGLSGEDGNLFVTRRRLGPGGEDLGLVGEVEEVRPGVVLKLLDDGLIPVIAPLGVSPDGEVHNINADTAAGAIAIALGAEKLVYLTDVRGLYEDLGDEESLLSEVSLEELERMLQKGKLSEGMLPKISSCLTALKGGVPRAHILDGRVEHAVLLEVFTPEGIGTMARAPGSPTEKEFRSRGRL